One genomic window of Ziziphus jujuba cultivar Dongzao chromosome 4, ASM3175591v1 includes the following:
- the LOC107417790 gene encoding uncharacterized protein LOC107417790: MVVPLGPGKFYGTSLPRPRIYTDVKLNDERVDPPVPVLDPFLSWASEAHWSMGGLSFKRLRLQGRIEGSVKKLQAEREKFAKRSKIVAGSSIGSGSSMSDSKRAVSISPPAAPMATKRRRLMALIDEDDDDSSADEEEEEEVGVVAPSRGVKRRLVKRLWDDFDRVASEAERGKGSPLKGLSGGSEGMASRTRSRKTEEDDEVTETVMKVVEEVKMSTHKGKRVKGGGSKGQGNGGNASPAVSRVRTSPRLAKRG, translated from the coding sequence ATGGTAGTACCTTTGGGTCCAGGGAAGTTCTATGGCACCAGCCTTCCTCGCCCTCGAATCTACACCGATGTCAAGCTCAACGACGAGCGGGTCGACCCGCCCGTCCCTGTTCTCGACCCGTTCCTCTCGTGGGCAAGCGAGGCTCACTGGTCCATGGGCGGACTCAGCTTCAAGCGCCTCCGTCTACAAGGCCGCATCGAGGGCAGTGTCAAAAAGCTCCAAGCCGAGCGCGAAAAGTTCGCGAAGAGGAGCAAAATTGTCGCGGGTTCCTCAATCGGGTCGGGTTCAAGTATGTCCGACAGCAAGAGGGCCGTCTCGATTTCACCCCCTGCGGCCCCGATGGCCACGAAGCGTCGGAGATTAATGGCTTTGATCGACGAGGATGATGACGATAGCAGTGCAgacgaggaggaggaggaggaagtgGGTGTGGTCGCTCCGAGTCGTGGGGTTAAGAGGAGGCTGGTGAAGAGGCTTTGGGATGATTTCGATAGGGTCGCTTCGGAGGCTGAGAGAGGGAAAGGCAGCCCATTGAAGGGTTTGAGTGGTGGATCTGAAGGAATGGCTTCGAGGACCCGGAGTCGGAAAAcggaggaagatgatgaagtCACTGAGACTGTGATGAAGGTGGTTGAGGAAGTAAAAATGTCGACTCACAAGGGCAAAAGGGTAAAAGGAGGTGGAAGCAAAGGACAAGGCAATGGAGGAAATGCGTCTCCTGCAGTGAGTAGAGTAAGAACTTCGCCAAGATTGGCAAAGCGTGGGTGA